A window of Rhodococcus sp. SGAir0479 contains these coding sequences:
- a CDS encoding metallophosphoesterase family protein, protein MRLLLLADTHVPARARSLPAVVWDEVDRADVVVHAGDWIEVGLLDELEDRAERLIACWGNNDGPALRARLPEIARATLDGIRLAVVHETGASTGREKRMAAAYPDTDVLVFGHSHIPWDTTTPSGLRLLNPGSPTDRRRQPHCTYMTATVEAGTLGDVELHRIPVRAAGVGR, encoded by the coding sequence ATGAGGTTGTTGCTGTTGGCCGACACCCACGTGCCCGCACGGGCACGTTCCCTGCCGGCCGTCGTGTGGGACGAGGTGGACCGCGCCGACGTCGTCGTCCACGCGGGCGACTGGATCGAGGTGGGGTTGCTCGACGAGCTCGAGGACCGGGCCGAGCGGCTGATCGCGTGCTGGGGCAACAACGACGGACCGGCCCTACGGGCACGGCTGCCGGAGATCGCGCGGGCGACCCTCGACGGGATTCGGCTGGCCGTGGTGCACGAGACCGGCGCCTCGACCGGACGCGAGAAGCGCATGGCCGCGGCCTATCCCGACACCGACGTGTTGGTGTTCGGTCACTCCCACATCCCGTGGGACACCACGACGCCGAGTGGTCTCCGGCTGCTCAATCCGGGCTCGCCGACCGACCGACGCCGACAGCCGCACTGCACGTACATGACCGCGACGGTCGAGGCCGGCACGCTGGGGGACGTGGAGTTGCATCGCATTCCGGTACGGGCAGCCGGCGTCGGACGGTGA
- a CDS encoding SDR family oxidoreductase, producing MTAPTHPRLAVVTGADSGMGKATAELLASEGYDVGITFHTDEAGADDTRAAVEQRGQRCYVARQDLTSPDTADTIDRLAQQLGGLGVLVNNAGTGHRDRALDLTYDQWREVLATDLDGPFLCSQRAARLMVDAGRGGRIVNVTSVHEHVPRFGASAYCSAKAGLGMLTQCLALELAPHGITVNAVAPGEIATPMTGMDEADAFHEDRPGNPTGRPGHVNEIASVIAFLASPRSSYLTGRSIPVDGGLMLMAAHGHDMNDGSWREL from the coding sequence ATGACCGCTCCGACACATCCCCGGCTCGCCGTCGTCACCGGCGCAGACTCCGGTATGGGCAAGGCCACCGCCGAACTCCTCGCCTCAGAGGGGTACGACGTCGGCATCACCTTCCACACCGACGAGGCCGGCGCCGACGACACCCGCGCGGCCGTCGAACAGCGCGGACAACGCTGCTACGTCGCCCGTCAGGACCTGACGAGCCCGGACACCGCCGACACGATCGACCGCCTCGCGCAACAGCTCGGCGGCCTCGGGGTGCTGGTGAACAACGCCGGCACCGGACACCGGGACCGGGCGCTCGATCTGACCTACGACCAGTGGCGCGAAGTCCTCGCCACCGACCTCGACGGGCCGTTCCTGTGCTCGCAACGCGCGGCACGCCTGATGGTCGACGCCGGCCGGGGCGGCCGGATCGTCAACGTCACCAGCGTCCACGAACACGTGCCGCGTTTCGGCGCGTCCGCGTACTGCTCGGCGAAGGCCGGATTGGGGATGCTGACCCAGTGCCTCGCACTCGAACTCGCCCCGCACGGCATCACCGTCAATGCCGTCGCGCCGGGTGAGATCGCCACCCCGATGACCGGCATGGACGAAGCCGACGCCTTCCACGAAGACCGCCCGGGCAACCCGACCGGACGCCCCGGCCACGTCAACGAGATCGCTTCCGTCATCGCCTTCCTCGCGTCGCCCCGCTCGTCGTACCTGACGGGTCGCTCGATCCCGGTCGACGGGGGGCTGATGCTCATGGCCGCGCACGGGCACGACATGAACGACGGCAGCTGGCGCGAACTCTGA
- the gndA gene encoding NADP-dependent phosphogluconate dehydrogenase, translating to MTSETSASTEAARAQIGVTGLAVMGSNIARNFARHGHTVALHNRSIAKTDALLAEHGDDGDFVRTETIEEFVGALQKPRRVLIMVKAGAATDAVIEELADAMEPGDIIIDGGNALYTDTIRREAALRERGLHFVGAGISGGEEGALNGPSIMPGGPKESYEALGPLLESISAHVDGTPCCTHIGPDGSGHFVKMVHNGIEYADMQLIGEAYNLFRDALGFDAEQVADVFTEWNSGDLESYLVEITAEVLRQKDAKTGKALVDVIVDAAEQKGTGRWTVKSALDLGVPVTGIAEAVFARALSGSREQRKAAQGLASGDLGAKPTDVQQFTEDIRRALYASKIVAYAQGFDQIRAGSEEYGWDLTPGDLATIWRGGCIIRARFLNRIKEAYDTNPDLTSLIVEPYFREAIENAIDSWRRVVVTATTLGIPVPAFASSLSYYDGLRAERLPAALTQGQRDFFGAHTYERVDMPGKFHTLWSGDRSEIEA from the coding sequence ATGACCTCCGAGACTTCTGCCAGCACCGAGGCTGCCCGCGCCCAGATCGGCGTCACCGGGCTCGCCGTCATGGGTTCCAACATCGCCCGCAACTTCGCCCGCCACGGACACACGGTGGCCCTGCACAATCGCAGCATCGCGAAGACGGACGCGCTCCTGGCCGAGCACGGCGACGACGGCGATTTCGTCCGCACCGAGACCATCGAGGAGTTCGTCGGCGCGCTGCAGAAGCCGCGCCGCGTGCTGATCATGGTCAAGGCCGGCGCCGCGACCGACGCGGTCATCGAGGAACTCGCCGACGCGATGGAGCCCGGTGACATCATCATCGACGGCGGCAACGCGCTGTACACCGACACGATCCGCCGCGAGGCGGCGTTGCGCGAGCGCGGCCTGCACTTCGTCGGCGCCGGCATCTCCGGCGGCGAGGAGGGCGCACTCAACGGCCCGTCGATCATGCCGGGCGGCCCCAAGGAGTCGTACGAGGCGCTCGGTCCGCTGCTCGAGTCCATCTCGGCGCACGTCGACGGCACTCCCTGCTGCACCCACATCGGCCCGGACGGTTCCGGCCACTTCGTGAAGATGGTGCACAACGGCATCGAGTACGCCGACATGCAGCTCATCGGCGAGGCGTACAACCTGTTCCGCGACGCGCTGGGCTTCGACGCCGAGCAGGTCGCCGACGTGTTCACCGAGTGGAACTCCGGCGACCTCGAGAGCTACCTGGTGGAGATCACCGCCGAGGTGCTGCGCCAGAAGGACGCCAAGACCGGCAAGGCGCTGGTCGACGTGATCGTCGACGCCGCCGAGCAGAAGGGCACCGGCCGGTGGACGGTCAAGTCCGCGCTCGACCTCGGGGTGCCGGTCACCGGCATCGCCGAGGCCGTGTTCGCCCGCGCGCTGTCCGGTTCACGTGAGCAGCGCAAGGCCGCGCAGGGCCTGGCGTCCGGCGACCTGGGAGCCAAGCCGACCGACGTCCAGCAGTTCACCGAGGACATCCGGCGCGCGCTGTACGCGTCCAAGATCGTTGCGTACGCGCAGGGCTTCGATCAGATCCGCGCCGGCAGCGAGGAGTACGGCTGGGATCTCACGCCCGGTGACCTCGCCACCATCTGGCGCGGCGGCTGCATCATCCGCGCCCGCTTCCTCAACCGGATCAAGGAGGCGTACGACACCAACCCGGACCTGACGTCGCTGATCGTCGAGCCGTACTTCCGCGAGGCGATCGAGAACGCGATCGACAGCTGGCGTCGGGTCGTCGTCACCGCCACCACGCTCGGCATCCCGGTGCCGGCGTTCGCGTCGTCGCTGTCCTACTACGACGGTCTGCGCGCCGAGCGACTGCCGGCAGCGCTCACCCAGGGTCAGCGCGACTTCTTCGGCGCCCACACCTACGAGCGTGTCGACATGCCGGGCAAGTTCCACACCCTCTGGAGTGGGGACCGCTCCGAGATCGAGGCCTGA